The following proteins come from a genomic window of Blastococcus sp. HT6-30:
- a CDS encoding Rne/Rng family ribonuclease, whose product MADTDHPTTEHDETQGTEVPPGTPQPAEAEATGMPATPDAGAPAEGAEQPAEGAEEPAEGADDAEPAAEAQAGPPAPEPDPEGHEADEPAHSPFGAQFSSPEPTAVVARPRRRATRPAGAADPGSVEAVPPAPAAPVPAFVSFMAPPVDAPPAPRRRSRRPAESPDPQVVEDRSADSDRNDSAEEAPRSRRGRSRRRPAEEQPEPVEIEAVEDEQPEDADERDDPGEDRDDSGSSASRRRRRGRRGRGRGRSGEDSGDADDEDAPEPSGADSDDEDTDTPGEPVDSDDEENEDEGSTGSGTRRRRRRRRRSGGSGSEDASDDTDDDDRPERAGRNGRSTSDDDVRGIAGSTRLEAKRQRRRDGRDTGRRRTPILTESEFLARREAVDRKMVIRQRGERTQIAVLEDDVLVEHYVTQASATSFAGNVYLGRVQNVLPSMEAAFVDIGKGRNAVVYAGEVNWDAAGLSGKQRSIEQAFKSGDKILVQVTKDPIGHKGARLTQQINLPGRFLVYVPGGSMTGISRKLPDTERQRLKDILKRIVPEDAGVIIRTAAEGASEEELTRDVNRLKAQWDVIKQKSESTSNAPTLLYGEPDLAIRVIRDVFNEDFKELVVQGDDAWDTVEAYVAHVSPELSERLTRYTGQGDVFHDLRIDEQLTKALDRKVWLPSGGSLVIDRTEAMTVVDVNTGKFTGSGGNLEQTVTRNNMEAAEEIVRQLRLRDIGGIIVIDFIDMVLESNRDLVLRRLTECLGRDRTKHQVAEVTSLGLVQMTRKRVGQGLLEVFSESCEHCRGRGILVHLDPVDEKRRGGGGSGGNAPSGGKDAAKEAGAAKDAGNGRNRGNGGGSKDIPAKDVAAKDVPAEDAPAEEVPQPAVADAPAGDGQPAEGSRSGGRRSRGRRNRGQSGEERAAEDAAVLAGARAGDEGDPAGEPVADGSAETVEDVAAVPAAPEAAAGSGDAEPQDVEPTPAQRVDPPVRTVEPLPGTAPVPMPTAEIEADDVLPAGEVAAVEAPEQDVTPITSPTAGVVPGVVAHAAGAEADGQQPAEQSAGNGEPPAATTRPRRRRAASRPAGPPA is encoded by the coding sequence GTGGCTGACACCGACCACCCGACCACCGAGCACGACGAGACCCAGGGGACCGAGGTCCCGCCGGGCACACCGCAGCCCGCCGAGGCGGAGGCGACCGGCATGCCGGCGACCCCCGACGCGGGAGCGCCCGCAGAGGGCGCCGAGCAGCCGGCCGAGGGCGCCGAGGAGCCGGCCGAGGGCGCCGACGACGCCGAGCCGGCCGCCGAGGCCCAGGCCGGACCCCCCGCGCCGGAGCCCGACCCCGAGGGGCACGAGGCCGACGAGCCCGCGCACTCCCCGTTCGGGGCGCAGTTCAGCTCCCCGGAGCCGACCGCCGTCGTCGCCCGCCCCCGCCGCCGGGCCACCCGGCCGGCCGGCGCGGCCGACCCCGGCTCGGTCGAGGCCGTTCCCCCCGCGCCCGCGGCACCGGTCCCCGCCTTCGTCAGCTTCATGGCGCCGCCGGTGGACGCGCCCCCGGCGCCGCGCCGGCGCAGCCGCCGCCCGGCGGAGTCGCCGGACCCCCAGGTGGTCGAGGACCGGAGCGCGGACAGCGACCGGAACGACAGCGCCGAGGAGGCGCCCCGCTCCCGCCGCGGCCGCTCCCGCCGCCGTCCGGCGGAGGAGCAGCCCGAGCCCGTCGAGATCGAGGCCGTCGAGGACGAGCAGCCCGAGGACGCCGACGAGCGCGACGACCCCGGCGAGGACCGCGACGACAGCGGCTCGTCGGCCAGCCGCCGACGCCGTCGCGGCCGCCGGGGGCGTGGTCGCGGCCGCAGCGGTGAGGACTCCGGCGACGCCGACGACGAGGACGCTCCCGAACCGTCGGGCGCCGACAGCGACGACGAGGACACCGACACTCCCGGGGAGCCGGTCGACAGCGACGACGAGGAGAACGAGGACGAGGGCTCGACCGGGTCGGGTACCCGGCGTCGCCGGCGTCGCCGTCGCCGCAGCGGTGGATCCGGGAGCGAGGACGCCTCTGACGACACCGACGACGACGACCGCCCCGAGCGGGCCGGCCGCAACGGCCGCAGCACCAGCGACGACGACGTCCGAGGCATCGCCGGCTCGACCCGGCTGGAGGCCAAGCGCCAGCGCCGCCGGGACGGCCGCGACACCGGCCGGCGCCGCACGCCGATCCTCACCGAGTCCGAGTTCCTCGCCCGCCGCGAGGCCGTCGACCGGAAGATGGTCATCCGCCAGCGGGGCGAGCGGACGCAGATCGCCGTCCTCGAGGACGACGTCCTCGTCGAGCACTACGTCACCCAGGCCTCGGCCACGTCGTTCGCCGGCAACGTCTACCTCGGCCGGGTGCAGAACGTGCTGCCCAGCATGGAGGCGGCGTTCGTCGACATCGGCAAGGGGCGCAATGCCGTCGTCTACGCCGGCGAGGTCAACTGGGACGCCGCCGGCCTCTCGGGCAAGCAGCGCTCCATCGAGCAGGCGTTCAAGTCCGGCGACAAGATCCTGGTGCAGGTCACCAAGGACCCGATCGGCCACAAGGGCGCCCGGCTGACCCAGCAGATCAACCTGCCCGGTCGCTTCCTGGTCTACGTGCCCGGTGGCTCGATGACCGGCATCAGCCGCAAGCTCCCCGACACCGAGCGGCAGCGGCTCAAGGACATCCTCAAGCGGATCGTCCCCGAGGACGCCGGCGTGATCATCCGGACCGCCGCGGAGGGCGCCTCGGAGGAGGAGCTCACCCGCGACGTCAACCGGCTCAAGGCGCAGTGGGACGTCATCAAGCAGAAGTCGGAGTCGACGTCGAACGCGCCGACGCTGCTCTACGGCGAGCCCGACCTGGCCATCCGGGTCATCCGGGACGTCTTCAACGAGGACTTCAAGGAGCTCGTGGTCCAGGGCGACGACGCGTGGGACACCGTCGAGGCCTACGTCGCGCACGTCTCCCCGGAGCTGAGCGAGCGGCTGACCCGCTACACCGGCCAGGGTGACGTCTTCCACGACCTGCGGATCGACGAGCAGCTGACCAAGGCGCTGGACCGCAAGGTGTGGCTGCCGTCGGGCGGCTCGCTGGTGATCGACCGGACCGAGGCCATGACCGTGGTCGACGTGAACACCGGGAAGTTCACCGGCTCGGGCGGCAACCTCGAGCAGACGGTCACGCGCAACAACATGGAGGCGGCCGAGGAGATCGTCCGCCAGCTCCGGCTGCGCGACATCGGCGGCATCATCGTCATCGACTTCATCGACATGGTGCTCGAGAGCAACCGCGACCTGGTGCTGCGCCGGCTCACCGAGTGCCTGGGCCGTGACCGCACCAAGCACCAGGTCGCCGAGGTGACCTCGCTGGGCCTGGTGCAGATGACCCGCAAGCGGGTCGGTCAGGGCCTGCTGGAGGTCTTCTCCGAGTCCTGCGAGCACTGCCGGGGCCGCGGCATCCTGGTGCACCTGGACCCGGTGGACGAGAAGCGCCGGGGCGGGGGCGGCTCGGGCGGCAACGCTCCCTCGGGGGGCAAGGACGCCGCCAAGGAGGCCGGGGCCGCGAAGGACGCCGGCAACGGGCGCAACCGCGGCAACGGCGGCGGCAGCAAGGACATCCCCGCCAAGGACGTCGCCGCCAAGGACGTCCCCGCCGAGGATGCACCGGCCGAGGAGGTGCCCCAGCCGGCCGTGGCCGACGCGCCCGCCGGAGACGGTCAGCCCGCCGAGGGTTCGCGCAGCGGGGGACGCCGCAGCCGTGGCCGCCGGAACCGCGGGCAGTCCGGGGAGGAGCGCGCGGCCGAGGACGCCGCCGTGCTCGCCGGCGCCCGCGCCGGCGACGAGGGCGATCCCGCGGGGGAGCCCGTGGCCGACGGCTCGGCCGAGACGGTGGAGGACGTCGCCGCCGTCCCAGCCGCTCCGGAGGCGGCTGCCGGGTCCGGGGATGCCGAGCCGCAGGACGTCGAGCCCACGCCCGCGCAGCGGGTCGACCCGCCGGTGCGGACGGTCGAGCCGCTGCCCGGGACCGCGCCGGTCCCCATGCCGACGGCGGAGATCGAGGCCGACGACGTGCTGCCGGCCGGTGAGGTCGCCGCGGTGGAGGCGCCGGAGCAGGACGTGACGCCGATCACCTCGCCCACGGCCGGCGTCGTCCCCGGTGTGGTGGCGCACGCCGCCGGTGCCGAGGCCGACGGTCAGCAGCCCGCGGAGCAGTCGGCCGGGAACGGGGAGCCGCCCGCGGCGACCACCCGGCCGCGTCGCCGCCGGGCCGCCAGCCGGCCGGCGGGTCCGCCCGCCTGA
- the rplU gene encoding 50S ribosomal protein L21: MYAVVKAGGSQHKVAVGDTFTINRLQGAAGDTVALPAILLVDGDTVTSDAAALAKVTVTGEIVEHGKGPKIHIHKFKNKTGYHKRQGHRQPLTSVVVRDISKG; this comes from the coding sequence GTGTACGCAGTGGTGAAGGCCGGTGGCAGCCAGCACAAGGTGGCCGTGGGCGACACGTTCACGATCAACCGCCTGCAGGGTGCGGCGGGCGACACCGTCGCCCTCCCGGCCATCCTGCTGGTCGACGGCGACACCGTCACCAGCGACGCAGCGGCCCTGGCGAAGGTGACCGTGACCGGTGAGATCGTCGAGCACGGCAAGGGTCCGAAGATCCACATCCACAAGTTCAAGAACAAGACCGGCTACCACAAGCGGCAGGGGCACCGTCAGCCCCTGACCAGCGTCGTGGTCCGCGACATCTCGAAGGGCTGA
- the rpmA gene encoding 50S ribosomal protein L27 gives MAHKKGASSSRNGRDSNAQRLGVKRFGGQVVKAGEIIVRQRGTHFHPGLGVGRGGDDTLFALAPGSVTFGTRRGRKTISITAVEA, from the coding sequence ATGGCACACAAGAAGGGCGCTTCGTCCTCCCGCAACGGCCGCGACTCGAACGCGCAGCGCCTCGGCGTCAAGCGCTTCGGTGGCCAGGTCGTGAAGGCCGGCGAGATCATCGTCCGCCAGCGCGGGACCCACTTCCACCCGGGCCTCGGCGTCGGCCGCGGCGGCGACGACACGCTGTTCGCGCTCGCACCGGGCTCGGTCACCTTCGGTACGCGGCGGGGACGCAAGACGATCTCCATCACCGCCGTCGAGGCGTAA
- the obgE gene encoding GTPase ObgE: MAAFVDRVTIHVAAGNGGHGVSSVHREKFKPLGGPDGGNGGDGGDVVLEVDPSVHTLLDFHHRPHQKAANGRPGAGSNRHGARGEDKILRVPPGTVVSTPDGRVIADLVGAGTRVVLAHGGKGGLGNAALANARRKAPGFALLGEPGEAFDAVIELKSVADVGLVGFPSAGKSSLIAAMSAARPKIADYPFTTLVPNLGVIRSGDTVYTMADVPGLIPGASTGKGLGLQFLRHVERCAVLVHVVDMATMEPGRDPESDIEALEHELAEYGGDELDLVGRLRIAVLNKIDVPDGRELVDLVRASLEERGLRVFAVSAATGEGLAAFGYALAAAVEEHRASLPAPEPVRVTLTPRAVDDTGFTVAPDPDGDGYVVRGVKPERWVRQTDFSNDEAVGFLADRLNRLGVEEELAKAGAREGDAVTIGDVTFDWAPTLPAGTLTAEESAGLGGRGTDNRLESNERVGASERLAAKRARRVPFEVTDGGWTDEDLEDLSVPGDDEPDDDVPGDDQDPEDEALAGERTDGPR; encoded by the coding sequence ATGGCCGCATTCGTCGATCGCGTCACCATCCACGTCGCCGCCGGTAACGGCGGGCACGGCGTGTCCTCGGTGCACCGCGAGAAGTTCAAGCCGCTGGGTGGCCCCGACGGGGGCAACGGCGGGGACGGCGGCGACGTCGTCCTCGAGGTCGACCCCAGCGTGCACACGCTGCTCGACTTCCACCACCGCCCGCACCAGAAGGCGGCCAACGGACGCCCGGGCGCCGGCAGCAACCGACACGGGGCCAGGGGCGAGGACAAGATCCTCCGCGTGCCCCCCGGCACCGTGGTCAGCACCCCTGACGGCCGGGTGATCGCCGACCTCGTCGGCGCAGGCACCCGCGTGGTGCTCGCCCACGGTGGCAAGGGCGGGCTCGGCAACGCCGCCCTGGCCAACGCCCGCCGGAAGGCCCCCGGGTTCGCCCTCCTCGGCGAGCCGGGCGAGGCGTTCGACGCCGTCATCGAGCTCAAGAGCGTCGCCGACGTCGGCCTGGTCGGTTTCCCGTCGGCCGGCAAGTCCTCGCTCATCGCCGCGATGTCAGCGGCCCGGCCGAAGATCGCCGACTACCCGTTCACCACGCTGGTCCCCAACCTCGGCGTGATCCGCTCGGGCGACACGGTCTACACGATGGCCGACGTCCCCGGGCTGATCCCCGGCGCGTCCACCGGCAAGGGCCTCGGTCTGCAGTTCCTCCGCCACGTCGAACGGTGCGCCGTGCTGGTGCACGTCGTCGACATGGCGACGATGGAGCCCGGCCGCGACCCCGAGAGCGACATCGAGGCCCTCGAGCACGAGCTCGCCGAGTACGGCGGCGACGAGCTCGACCTGGTCGGGCGCCTGCGGATCGCCGTGCTCAACAAGATCGACGTGCCCGACGGCCGGGAGCTGGTCGACCTGGTGCGCGCCTCGCTGGAGGAGCGCGGGCTGCGGGTGTTCGCGGTGAGCGCCGCGACGGGGGAGGGGCTGGCCGCCTTCGGGTACGCGCTGGCCGCCGCCGTCGAGGAGCACCGCGCGTCACTGCCGGCGCCGGAGCCGGTCCGGGTGACGCTGACCCCGCGCGCGGTCGACGACACCGGCTTCACCGTCGCGCCGGATCCGGACGGCGACGGCTACGTCGTCCGGGGCGTCAAGCCCGAGCGCTGGGTGCGCCAGACGGACTTCTCCAACGACGAGGCCGTGGGCTTCCTCGCCGACCGGCTCAACCGCCTCGGCGTGGAGGAGGAGCTGGCGAAGGCCGGGGCCCGCGAGGGCGACGCCGTCACGATCGGCGACGTCACCTTCGACTGGGCTCCGACGCTGCCCGCCGGCACGCTCACCGCCGAGGAGTCCGCCGGGCTCGGCGGACGCGGCACCGACAACCGGCTGGAGAGCAACGAGCGGGTGGGCGCCTCCGAGCGGCTGGCCGCCAAGCGGGCCCGCCGGGTGCCGTTCGAGGTCACCGACGGCGGCTGGACCGACGAGGACCTCGAGGACCTGTCGGTCCCGGGCGACGACGAGCCGGACGACGACGTTCCCGGGGACGACCAGGACCCGGAGGACGAGGCCCTCGCCGGCGAGCGCACGGACGGCCCGCGGTGA
- the proB gene encoding glutamate 5-kinase, whose product MTAGAAARPEIAGAGRVVVKVGSSSLTTLPGGLDADRLTALVDVLAAVRASGREVVLVSSGAIAAGLAPLGLDGRPRDLATAQAAASVGQLRLVQTYADAFARHGITVGQVLLTADDLTRRSHYRNAHRTVERLLTLGVLPIVNENDTVATEEIRFGDNDRLAALVAHVAQASGLVLLSDVDGVYDGDPRTGPAQLVDTVRDPADLAAVTLGSASRNGVGTGGMATKVEAAFIAAHAGVPVVVTSTPQAAEALAGGRVGTLFAPMGKRPSARQFWLRYASRPRGRLILDDGAVTAVRERHASLLAAGITGTAGEFLADDPVELVGPDGVVVARGLVAYDAREMPALLGRKTGDLPPEHRREVVHRDEMVLVGRLR is encoded by the coding sequence GTGACGGCCGGGGCGGCTGCCCGTCCCGAGATCGCCGGGGCCGGGCGGGTCGTGGTCAAGGTCGGCTCCTCGTCGCTGACCACCCTCCCCGGCGGCCTGGACGCCGACCGGCTCACCGCGCTGGTCGACGTGCTCGCCGCCGTCCGCGCGTCGGGGCGGGAGGTCGTGCTCGTCTCCTCGGGGGCGATCGCCGCCGGCCTGGCGCCGCTCGGGCTCGACGGGCGCCCACGCGACCTGGCGACCGCCCAGGCGGCGGCCAGCGTCGGCCAGCTCCGCCTGGTGCAGACCTACGCCGACGCCTTCGCCCGGCACGGCATCACCGTCGGCCAGGTGCTGCTCACCGCCGACGACCTCACGCGCCGCAGCCACTACCGCAACGCCCACCGGACGGTCGAGCGGCTGCTGACGCTGGGCGTGCTGCCGATCGTGAACGAGAACGACACGGTCGCCACCGAGGAGATCCGGTTCGGCGACAACGACCGGCTGGCGGCGCTGGTCGCCCACGTCGCGCAGGCGTCGGGCCTGGTGCTGCTCTCCGACGTCGACGGCGTCTACGACGGCGACCCGCGCACCGGGCCGGCCCAGCTGGTGGACACCGTGCGCGACCCCGCCGACCTCGCGGCGGTCACCCTCGGCTCGGCCAGCCGCAACGGCGTCGGCACCGGGGGCATGGCCACCAAGGTCGAGGCCGCGTTCATCGCCGCGCACGCCGGGGTGCCCGTCGTCGTCACCTCCACGCCGCAGGCCGCCGAGGCGCTGGCCGGCGGCCGCGTGGGCACGCTCTTCGCGCCGATGGGCAAGCGGCCCAGCGCCCGCCAGTTCTGGCTGCGCTACGCCAGCCGCCCGCGCGGCCGGCTGATCCTCGACGACGGCGCGGTCACGGCGGTCCGGGAGCGGCACGCCTCGCTGCTGGCCGCCGGCATCACCGGGACCGCGGGGGAGTTCCTCGCCGACGACCCCGTCGAGCTGGTCGGCCCGGACGGCGTCGTCGTCGCCCGTGGGCTGGTGGCCTACGACGCCCGCGAGATGCCGGCCCTCCTCGGGCGCAAGACCGGCGACCTCCCGCCCGAGCACCGCCGCGAGGTGGTGCACCGCGACGAGATGGTGCTGGTCGGACGCCTGCGCTGA